A segment of the Roseofilum capinflatum BLCC-M114 genome:
AGTCAGGCTGAATGACCAACTTGGGGGCATTTTAACCTGGAAGTTGCGCGGCGAGAATGCCATCCGAGAAAGTGGAGTTCCCTATACGATTATTCGCCCCTGTGCCCTGATAGAAACTCCAGGAGGCAATGGGTTAGAGGTTGCCCAAGGGGATAATATTCGCGGGCAAGTTAGTCGCGAGGATATTGCCGAGTTGTGTCTTCAGGTGTTGTCCCAACCGCAAGCCTGTAATTTAACGTTTGAAGTGAAAGCCAAACTGGGTGAAGAGATGCAGGATTGGGATCGGTTGTTGGTGGGTTTAAGTCAGGATTAAACCGGATGAATGGCGGAGGGAAATTGGACGAATCAAGTCGGTTCCCTCCCCATCATTGATGGAGGGTTGTAATCATTTGAGTTAAGTCTTGACGATCGCGATCGGCTTCAAACCAAAAGATCAGCCAGAAAAAAAAGAGAACCATGATAGGAAAGGGAATAAATGTAAGAGTGTCCAGACCCACATTGTCTGAGAACAACGCAGAGAATAAAAACAGGAGTGAAATGCTCAACCAGGAAGACCCCCAAAAGAGCAGAAAAGAACTAACGAATGGATGTAAACTGAGGGTAATATGAACGGCTGTACCATCAGGTAAGGCTTCAAATCGACCGCGAATCTGGGGTAAAAAGGAGTTGCGATAGTGAATGACTCGCTGAATCTTAAAGCCATCTGGGGAAAGTGTGCCGCGATAGGGCGCATGAGTACCAGAACTTCTCCATTCCCAGATCTTGGGTTCTTCAATGCGAGTTTCTAGGTGATGGATCAGTTCGGGTATGGTCACTGAGGTTTTCAGGGTAAAGTGATCGTAGGGTAAGATTCTCATGAGGGCATTCATTAAACCAACTTATATCTGGCTCTACAAGAGTGACTCATATTAAGGATGCCTAATAGCGAAACAGCTTTTGCAAAGTGTATTTGCTTATGTTGATGATTCTACACCTTATATCTTGAGGGCGACCTGCGATCCTGAGTTTGTTTATAGCGCTTTCCGCTTCGCGGACATGAACGCGCTAGGGAATAGGGAATAGGGAATAGGGTTGTGGTACATGGCTTTGAGCCTTTAAGACTTTACACCATAACAGCGAAAACTGCTGTATGTGGTTGGACTGTATCAAAAAGTGGGATTTACGATTTTACCAGTCACTCAAACATTGCTGTTCCCCTTCCGGTTGCCAATAATAGGGATAATTACGATTAAAATCTAATCCCTCTAAAGCGGGCGCAATCTTAAACTCATAGCCATTATAATTATGAATCAAACCTTCCGGCACAAGAGTATAGCCAAAAGAGTGTAGTGCCGTGACACAGCTAAAATAGTGCATTAGCGTAGGGTGGGTTAGGCGGCTAAAACCTAGACTGTGATAGCAATCTCTCAATCCGCCGTAACCCACCATTTTAGGGTTGTCACGGCATTAGGGTGGGCAGCCATTACATAACTCATTTAGGTTTGCTATAGTAGCCCCAACATCCATCAATCAAAAACTGCATAACTATATTACAATGATATCTGAGCCACATCGGGCACAGATAGCATGATTCCTAGTTCACTCCTCCCGTTACAGCCCCATCCAGAGCAAGATGTATCCCTAGAAGCAACAGAGATTACAGACGGTATCGACTGGTTAAGCTTCCATCGAGTATGGGGGCAATTGAGCGATGAGGTGATTGAGGCGATCGCCAAATCCCTACGTCTGCTGAAAGTCGAACCCAACCAAGACATCTATCATGAAGGTCTAGAACCGATTGGGTTATACCTGATCAAATGGGGTTCGGTAGAGATTTATCGCTCTTCCTTGGTGGGCAAAACCCATATTCGCTATTACAGCGCGGGGGAACTGTTTGGCTATATTCCTTTAGCTCTGAACCAAAAAACGGCGACTTATAATACGAATGCGGTGGCGATCGCCAAAAGTGAACTCTGGTTTCTCAGTCAAACGGACTTTGAGCAGCTCACCGATCAATATCCTCCCATCGAAAAAGCCTTCAATACCTTTCTAGCTCAAGATTTAGAGCATTTTGCAAATCGCATCGCCACCGAACAAATCCGCATCCAAGGATTACAACCGTTTATTCGTCCCATCCCCACCGATAACCTGATTATCGGCAAAAGTAAAGTCAGCCAAAAACTGGCCGCCCAGATTGAAAAAGCGACCCTAGACCTGAAACCGATTCAACTCCAATCCCCTCCCGGAGGCGGAAAAACCTTTCTCGCGGGCTATATTCATCACCGTTCGGGGATTAAAGACCATCCTTGGGCTGAAATTGACTGTGCCTTACTTCCCCGTGATGAGAGTGGGGCCCTGAATACAGATAATCTGTTTGGCCGGGTGGGTCAACAATTGGGGGTAATTGAACTACTGGAGCGAGGAACCCTGTTAATTGCCAATTATCAGCTCCTGAGCCAAAAAGACCGCGATCGCCTGTTAGACTATCTGCAAACGAACACCCTTACCCCCAACCCCGAAGGCCCCCCGATCCAGTCCTGGGTACGCTTGATCCTCAGTAGTCCCTCCTCCCTCTCCTTGGGGGATATCCCCAGTCACTCGATCAAACTCTCCTCCCTGAAACAGCGCAAACTGGATATCCCTAGTTTTGCCCGCTATTTCCTGGATAAATACTGCCAAGAAAGCCAGCGATCGCCCGTAAAACTCAGTCAAGCGGATTTACGCCGTCTGATTAGCTACGACTATCCCGCCAATATTGCTGAACTCGAAAGCATCCTCAAACGGGCGGTGGTCATGACTCCTCCCGAACAAGACATTATTTCCGAACAAGTCCTCTGGTCGGTTGAATCGAAAAAAAATGCCTTTCGTGTCGATTTACTCAATCAACTGCCCTGGTTGCGTCGATTTCTGCTCAGTGATTGGTGGCCAGAACGGTTCTGGGTTATCGTCATGCTCCTGTTTATCCCTGTCACCCTCATGGGTTATCTGGGCCCCCAAACCCGTGACTCTAGCATGACGCTCAATCTCTTTTGGGCCTGGTGGTGGCCCTTCTATCTATTGCTTTTCCCGATTATTGGTCGGTTGTGGTGTGCCGTTTGTCCGTTTATGGTGACGGGAGAATGGATCAGAAAAATCTCTCTATGGATTTGGCCCCGTAAACTGCTCCCTTGGCCGACTAAATGGATGAATCGCTGGGGAGCATGGCTACTCTGGGCCGGGTTTGTGGCCATTTATCTCTGGGAGAAACTGGCGGATTTGCCCCATACGCCCCATCTCTCCTCTGATTTATTGCTGATTATTACTGCCGGTGCGGTGATTTGTAGCCTGATTTATGAGCGCCGTTTATGGTGTCGGTATCTCTGTCCCATTGGTGGGATGAATGGTATGTTTGCCAAACTGGCCTTGACGGAGTTGCGATCGACTCAGCAAATTTGTGGCAGT
Coding sequences within it:
- a CDS encoding cyclic nucleotide-binding domain-containing protein is translated as MIPSSLLPLQPHPEQDVSLEATEITDGIDWLSFHRVWGQLSDEVIEAIAKSLRLLKVEPNQDIYHEGLEPIGLYLIKWGSVEIYRSSLVGKTHIRYYSAGELFGYIPLALNQKTATYNTNAVAIAKSELWFLSQTDFEQLTDQYPPIEKAFNTFLAQDLEHFANRIATEQIRIQGLQPFIRPIPTDNLIIGKSKVSQKLAAQIEKATLDLKPIQLQSPPGGGKTFLAGYIHHRSGIKDHPWAEIDCALLPRDESGALNTDNLFGRVGQQLGVIELLERGTLLIANYQLLSQKDRDRLLDYLQTNTLTPNPEGPPIQSWVRLILSSPSSLSLGDIPSHSIKLSSLKQRKLDIPSFARYFLDKYCQESQRSPVKLSQADLRRLISYDYPANIAELESILKRAVVMTPPEQDIISEQVLWSVESKKNAFRVDLLNQLPWLRRFLLSDWWPERFWVIVMLLFIPVTLMGYLGPQTRDSSMTLNLFWAWWWPFYLLLFPIIGRLWCAVCPFMVTGEWIRKISLWIWPRKLLPWPTKWMNRWGAWLLWAGFVAIYLWEKLADLPHTPHLSSDLLLIITAGAVICSLIYERRLWCRYLCPIGGMNGMFAKLALTELRSTQQICGSQCSTFGCYKGSDATPVTFADSLPNEGQATGGCPLYSHPAQLRDNRDCVLCMTCLKACPNRSVQFNLRFVAADLLENHQPFWAEVALLLLLFGGVFMHSGDRILGFFGLDSALITGQPWFMALPVVLVLLSIPWFLTYGVHAIARFFDRDMPPYLVTIYAYLPMTLGANLAHYIPAAMTEAGQLLPVTARTFGFSGSALPVLTWSGDVASFLQGVTLLAAIALSIYPLFKITQRPLWSNLPHLFLMAALTFIFFQLLL